The following proteins are encoded in a genomic region of Tenebrio molitor chromosome 7, icTenMoli1.1, whole genome shotgun sequence:
- the unc80 gene encoding protein unc-80 homolog isoform X4 — MRMPDSDRRSSGENGLNEDALPVPIQVFLWRQISPFVKPKLGKLHEASCMFCQHSMTGHHELKEACKMFERVLVQNIQSGLKSDLSEAIRSIPRWRLIQASLPHVMHSAASLLFNRMKDGNIQSLGAVETKLMYTLHWIILDAAEECADNDFEKGLFHTSPFYYLFSIPTLTLFIYLFAPICNNLKESDFQNFRLENGLKIWQGMWEFRQPEASCFSSHCKPKPKHLFGKNSKQKTQFGDVFLGRKQSEDLLGRESPPSQGISASSSEQQHLFSSGPSTTTVTVTATITKITDDENNWVSSPKDTVFPETIPEESSSTEEEHVVIFRLPSLHESDGFLRDPSIYTAETSLFQLAMRKSSTGKNNVKAEQIPAASVPDSKPSKPSIQKIGFIKTSSSSTDKDSVDSSKHPSTEGPAPDMDGSRKTLTGAPPVDITAATFLDVAVLRCLFITHWQEEGIYWALHYLYNRLRDISEETAAQLQPRRRSNSLPIPKIEVSLYQSTELKKQENNKDFIEVPEVKDVSLLAESPYTNKKPLDEPVHLRRASEKIKKRMKIADLKAFVETKLLSKSDKALEKIGQDEPKPLGEHAVGSRRMLSDYHRSLDTGDEHLSRPNSAMSKMFEPTASNLVKGKSMPSLSCLIDELTSGGYMGEIHWDRRRPSRFERPTQPMANPIITVTEHTPTPSPDYLKRQGSMDSQLDAASLSGSKLGNWNERKASLTRSQTDSNITYAGEDIPEAPGSACYITKEGDIDFQVVLKAVHATALRDNTVCTLRVLEVILNLVELLIDVGVLKQGPRNETTTTSASVSGQTTSPGKTQKVPTSTTYASLGGELEKTAKPMTSHKLIMHIIIRVLKHLGCPHGCADGQRGPAAEFLRTQCQNILAKLNRVSANQFKNFLRDYVKFQPLSDVLDLFHAYVGYCIDPSSLLSPLNQKRGSSRSPDTVSQGGYATNFDTGVGGGGIRGVEGQIMSHVFKPLVTRFVDSAKEIKTPDNLGLYCEVRQLMTYVKEGHGSVFRRVALSALIDTADRPSKKEVNVQTTRVIRHMHHSEIDDQGDVPTDTSYTIDERGVRKLLFKKRSTSSTCASLLETEAEELSKISQSPLGNLRKRHILTPRQSERALGIVEPPTKIKSKSKLGGIVNWFKKSDQTSVDDNENQENGDSGTDTSSFIRQTSKYYPNKSGKSNVGQTLQKAKRRVEDRFNKFVLKKGKKKDGSTEETSGGYLSRRNSVELGESSRESEFVVFKERKLVATAPVYQGALRLSFLLETCPPGSVPDAHLLASILDLPHSTVVARATLLLECSYFVHCCNKGQWPSWMKLNFPMFRPSGPLPPRGPNTGIRRSHIMQRAAGKMFYQWAEVLGQRLEEIINEDKHLEPHIAAMVLDEQKQKELLMQDEEEDFLDEASINTYGSSCSMALRLIACILLHEITSFLRETYQTLPKSSRMTGKERPPPWERLYSREANRRWSMALSSMGHSQTSAQSLQSIAGDRDSGQAERKISFVLHEPDNESEGSSNTTVTMQAMMQGEETKRIGQPPRPYLLRRGTAAPSGGSFKRRSLKLRRGTKEGKEMEIEWRIPETVKRTDSIQSKRKVSSLSDRSDTSEPGMAGEASGEESPGVLSDDQPPESPSDSNDTDDTTKNMPWMKVMVQVSNSFYYFCTHQNFCHPFCYRRIMRSCSRLVKAVRKVYGEEFGVLDDKLNMDFGGKKKGNKKDKSQNRKVSDQTSSQVSPIRRKDSVGKKEKIEKNLDGSQLSKLASKESSRDIADSDTGHDPSKSTNDSKPLEPPPILKYIKTQVKDAFHSPLAVLLKGAVILSEEHFIEIIPVAWELLLETNQEVTASAASIFILAAVKAPQPVSDIMQHGLSHPEAAVRINAILRFQVLWKMRYQVWPRMEESAHILFKVPPPGIEFTLPSPKIGIESLDVVDSPWELLVKTKVEEVTINQERHRSLVTATKTRKKQQTELIKMALQAQDDKKREERENFLITTIPITIQAAHEPSLYHTSEEHDEADDEQVEGQTRNTGHHLHSAHSLFPSCLCSAVVQIITLLDDAAVSADGNAVYEVAYQVIWCCLVEDSALFLRYILERLTREKQEQMFKILRHVIRFIPKLPQQAAFALYNYIIGYVMFYVRSPHEDGQMLIGAALSLLWMVVHSVHGIMFKDLKQILRKEQCDASILLTANVPSAKKIIVHDPDAAGIPSQFPVQEDTQFCQILREALDFFGIEDNRQKEFFLVDYKTHQIRNPASYVRDYYFFKRSQYPQLELVHMKPEDAFNALQKQELLHKFVEIGKVLLTWAILKNVDMVVQRVVFLHEELMKLPSFPRKALESDLDLYKGGALGKELLGLDVLHKFMWVRLIARMFEAMAGNFAYSGDIHLFLNVLNGAVMLHSEDACILRYVMATYINAAFHFKNIFSTNGYLLIMPTLLKIYSNHQTNKLVTTTIEYAVKQFYLMNRKPFILQMFGSVSAMLDTDEEGTFGDAHKIQSSCLFNLLLSLETPSPDPLNIAELVKEDKPLKAIDFCYHDENEMVTILDCISLCVMVVSYSSESVRGYQMLIILEAILPCYVQHIQLPSYNKEGKTEKEIINHLAVSIKTLVNNCEALTKSYNGPYRSSPEHKGSSQRNYSRGPYSPGFDFEDESHSKFMSEHSRAKSMYEHDVEDSEVLRADYRRPRDVLLSLVGEFMCRATARLIELNKKNNQEGKLIELLDIRSHIRLADIAHSLLKVSPYDPESMGCRGLQHYMSYILPSTEWANDAMRPALVTILRRLDKVFQKISKKPSIRRNTDWDAAAGLLKGIYDTMVKYPYIMHWQHIKALINTCQFLIVTECYSTEGVSSATAALMSQAPPPHFCSMVVRLIALQIQNTNDNCTLEQVCGGSSTFSTQDKTESMIMNLIMPLCLRVGSGRKVSDVSAMKQNDISFAMTLVLHAMSPPNTKSMASSGPNLKVAAEIRTGSLTFTGTRDTKTSSKINTSLYQVSFLALKIMTICFEGELITVWTRIARTMRELGKRNEAASFLWDFLDFVVTHRTPLYILMQPFIFQKLAQPPISDFERNIHAKIRDKMRGIGLPFPKSRGALLMELAHQMKELKEELEDASDNTDPKKPEAAQPTVQMTTETNHGRHQRHSLIGLFTGDHGTKGSAEHPHTTLPTKVPESSTSTSHVSTPNQAASDGQDGTANGSSTPCNAVTDRSSQRSSVSDDHGVQMPKPESLMSHKAHKLRFVSSVEFRHSSGETSTTPLSPGSPADDSSGETHPAKSRLQRIKPQSRKTFRIRKSRKNSRVELSHSKESEEPPQFGSPQVPLTPPVTTQTQVTPPTELPPVTVNNNQQQQQQQQQQQQQQQPQQQISDQHRLRISMRGKPTESSWDEDSAISQTSSTSGYRESYPVMHLRDNLENSPKAFPPLASPDIHDLPSTSSATTTNLQCDNSSPDCSLNENGERTALLSHTERSSSQHSLLMVFEHQDETTLI, encoded by the exons GAAAGCAGTCGGAGGATCTACTGGGACGCGAAAGTCCTCCCAGTCAGGGTATAAGCGCTTCAAGTTCTGAacaacaacatttattttcaagtGGACCTTCTACTACCACCGTCACAGTTACCGCcacaattacaaaaattaccgATGATGAG AACAACTGGGTGTCATCCCCCAAGGATACAGTTTTCCCCGAAACGATTCCTGAAGAAAGCTCCAGCACGGAAGAGGAACATGTGGTCATCTTCCGCTTACCATCTCTTCATGAATCGGATGGATTTCTTCGCGATCCATCCATTTACACC GCCGAGACTAGTTTGTTTCAATTGGCCATGAGGAAAAGTAGTACTGGAAAGAATAATGTCAAAGCAGAGCAGATTCCCGCAGCGTCAGTTCCAGATTCGAAACCAAGCAAGCCTTCCATACAGAAAATCGG GTTCATAAAAACTTCTAGTTCTTCGACTGATAAGGATTCTGTGGATAGCAGTAAGCACCCATCAACGGAGGGACCTGCCCCAGATATGGACGGTTCACGAAAAACTTTAACTGGAGCCCCACCAGTTGACATCACTGCGGCTACATTCCTAGACGTTGCGGTTTTGAGGTGCTTGTTTATAACTCACTGGCAAGAAGAAGGTATCTACTGGGCTCTCCACTATTTGTACAACAG GTTGAGAGACATCAGTGAAGAAACAGCAGCACAGCTACAGCCCCGTCGAAGGAGTAACTCTTTGCCAATACCGAAAATTGAGGTGTCTCTCTACCAAAGCACGGAACTAAAGAAGCAAGAGAACAACAAGGACTTTATAGAGGTTCCGGAGGTGAAAGACGTTTCGCTTTTAGCTG AATCTCCATACACCAATAAAAAACCGTTAGATGAACCAGTTCATCTCAGACGGGCCAGTGAAAAAATCAAGAAGAGAATGAAAATTGCAGACCTCAAGGCGTTCGTCGAAACAAAATTGTTGTCCAAATCGGACAAAGCGTTAGAAAAAATCGGACAGGACGAACCGAAACCATTAGGGGAACATGCGGTGGGTTCAAGGCGAATGCTTAGT GATTACCATCGCAGTTTGGACACCGGTGATGAACATTTGTCACGACCCAACTCTGCAATGTCAAAGATGTTCGAACCCACCGCTAGTAACTTGGTCAAAGGGAAAAGTATGCCGAGTTTAAG CTGTTTAATAGATGAATTAACCTCTGGGGG ATATATGGGAGAAATCCACTGGGACCGTCGAAGGCCCAGCCGTTTCGAGCGACCGACACAACCCATGGCTAATCCCATCATAACTGTAACAGAACATACCCCGACACCATCTCCTGATTATCTAAAAAGACAG GGCTCCATGGACAGTCAGTTGGACGCTGCGAGTTTATCCGGGAGTAAATTGGGGAACTGGAATGAAAGAAAAGCGAGTCTGACTCGTTCCCAAACCGATTCTAATATTACTTATGCCGGGGAAGATATTCCAGAAGCTCCAGGTTCTGCGTGTTACATCACCAAAGAAGGCGACATCGACTTTCAAGTTGTGCTTAAA GCTGTCCATGCGACTGCGCTTCGAGACAACACCGTTTGTACTCTTCGAGTGTTGGAAGTTATTCTGAATCTGGTGGAACTTTTGATTGATGTCGGAGTTTTGAAACAAGGCCCAAGGAACGAAACTACAACCACCAGCGCTTCTGTCTCTGGACAAACTACAAGTCCGGGCAAAACACAAAAAGTTCCGACTAGTACCACGTACGCGTCTTTAGGTGGAGAACTTGAGAAAACAGCAAAACCCATGACATCCCACAAATTAATTATGCATATTATAATAAG AGTTCTTAAGCACTTGGGATGTCCACATGGATGTGCCGACGGACAAAGAGGACCTGCGGCTGAATTTTTGAGAACCCAGTGCCAAAATATCTTGGCCAAGTTGAATCGAGTTAGCGCAAACCAGTTCAAAAATTTCTTGCGAGATTACGTAAAATTTCAACCTCTGTCGGACGTTTTGGATCTCTTCCACGCATACGTCGGTTACTGTATTGACCCAAGTTCTTTGCTTTCGCCGTTGA ACCAGAAGCGGGGCTCTAGCAGGTCACCTGACACGGTATCGCAAGGTGGTTATGCCACGAACTTTGACACAGGCGTAGGTGGCGGCGGAATACGAGGAGTTGAGGGCCAGATTATGTCTCATGTTTTCAAACCGTTGGTTACTAGATTTGTCGATTCGGCCAAAGAAATTAAGACACCAGACAATTtg GGGTTGTACTGCGAAGTGCGCCAGCTAATGACGTACGTGAAAGAGGGACACGGTAGCGTTTTCCGAAGAGTTGCTCTGAGTGCTCTTATAGATACTGCCGATAGACCTAGCAAGAAGGAGGTTAATGTTCAAACGACGAGAGTCATAAG ACATATGCACCATTCGGAAATAGATGACCAAGGGGATGTCCCTACGGACACATCGTACACTATTGACGAAAGAGGAGTCAGAAAACTGTTGTTCAAGAAGCGAAGTACTTCATCAACTTGCGCC AGTTTGCTCGAGACTGAAGCAGAAGAATTGTCCAAAATTAGTCAAAGTCCTTTGGGCAACCTACGAAAGCGACATATTTTAACCCCTCGTCAAAGTGAAAGGGCTTTAGGTATTGTAGAACCGCCAACCAAGATTAAATCTAAATCGAAACTAGGTGGCATCG taAATTGGTTTAAGAAAAGCGACCAAACATCCGTCGATGACAATGAAAACCAAGAGAACGGAGATTCGGGAACGGATACTTCCAGTTTTATTCGACAAACTTCCAAATATTACCCAAACAAATCTGGAAAAAG TAATGTCGGTCAAACTCTGCAAAAAGCCAAAAGAAGAGTTGAAGATCGTTTCAACAAGTTCGTTCTGAAGAAAGGGAAAAAGAAAGATGGGAGTACAGAGGAAACATCAGGTGGAT ATCTCAGTCGTCGCAATTCTGTCGAGTTGGGAGAATCATCCAGAGAATCCGAATTTGTCGTTTTCAAAGAACGAAAACTGGTCGCAACGGCTCCAGTTTACCAAGGAGCGTTAAGACTGTCATTTCTGCTGGAAACGTGTCCTCCTGGATCCGTTCCAGATGCTCACCTTCTCGCGTCAATACTAGATTTG CCCCATTCCACTGTCGTCGCACGAGCTACCCTACTTCTTGAATGCTCGTACTTCGTGCATTGCTGCAACAAAGGACAATGGCCTTCATGGATGAAACTTAATTTCCCCATGTTTCGCCCTTCCGGTCCCCTCCCACCTCGAGGACCCAACACTGGCATTAGAAGATCGCACATCATGCAAAGAGCCGCcggaaaaatgttttatcaaTGGGCGGAAGTTTTGGGACAGAGACTTGAGGAAATTATCAATGAAGATAAGCATCTGGAGCCTCACATAGCTGCAATGGTGTTGGACgaacagaaacaaaaagaattgTTGATGCAAGATGAGGAAGAAGATTTTTTGGATGAAG CGAGTATAAACACTTATGGATCGAGTTGTTCGATGGCTCTTCGCCTGATCGCTTGTATCTTGCTGCACGAAATCACATCGTTCCTTCGGGAGACTTACCAGACGCTACCAAAGTCTTCGCGGATGACGGGAAAGGAGCGTCCGCCCCCGTGGGAGCGTTTATACAGTCGAGAAGCTAACAGAAGATGGAGCATGGCTTTGTCTTCGATGGGACACTCGCAGACTTCTGCCCAAAGTCTCCAATCCATCGCGGGCGACAGAGACTCAG GACAAGCTGAGCGAAAAATCAGTTTTGTCTTGCACGAACCCGATAACGAATCAGAGGGAAGCAGCAACACCACCGTCACTATGCAg GCAATGATGCAGGGTGAAGAAACCAAACGAATTGGACAACCTCCACGTCCTTACTTGTTGCGTCGAGGCACGGCAGCTCCTTCTGGTGGATCCTTCAAACGACGAAGTTTGAAGTTGAGACGCGGTACTAAAGAAGGCAAGGAGATGGAAATTGAAT GGCGAATTCCCGAAACCGTGAAGAGAACTGATTCCATACAGTCTAAAAGAAAAGTTAGTTCTTTGTCTGACAGGAGCGACACGTCTGAACCTGGAATGGCAGGTGAGGCGAGTGGTGAAGAATCTCCAGGTGTACTGAGCGATGACCAACCTCCCGAGAGTCCAAGCGACAGCAACGATACAGATGATACGACTAAAAACATGCCTTGGATGAAA GTAATGGTCCAAGTCTCCAATTCTTTTTATTACTTCTGTACCCACCAAAATTTCTGCCATCCTTTTTGCTACAGAAGGATAATGAGAAGTTGCAGTCGTCTTGTAAAAGCAGTTCGAAAAGTCTACGGTGAGGAGTTTGGGGTCTTAGATGACAAACTGAATATGGATTTTGGTGGCAAAAAGAAGGGTAACAAGAAGGACAAAAGTCAGAATCGGAAAGTATCAGACCAGACTAGTTCTCAAGTGTCTCCAATAAGACGAAAGGATAGTGTAGGCAAAAAGGAGAA AATCGAGAAGAATCTGGATGGGTCCCAGTTAAGCAAGTTGGCGTCCAAAGAGTCGTCTAGAGACATTGCCGATTCCGATACGGGACACGATCCTTCGAAGAGTACCAACGACAGTAAACCGCTAGAACCACcaccaattttaaaatacatcaAAACACAGGTGAAGGACGCTTTTCACAGTCCTTTGGCAGTACTGTTGAAAGGTGCCGTAATTTTGTCTGAAGAACATTTCATCGAAATAATTCCCGTTGCTTGGGAACTCCTTCTGGAAACTAATCAAGAAGTGACAGCGTCTGCTgcttcaatatttattttggcgGCGGTGAAAGCACCACAACCAGTGTCCGACATTATGCAACACGGTCTTTCTCATCCAGAAGCAGCAGTTCGCATCAATGCCATCCTGAG ATTTCAGGTATTGTGGAAGATGCGATACCAAGTGTGGCCCCGAATGGAAGAAAGCGCTCACATCTTGTTCAAAGTGCCACCTCCTGGCATCGAGTTTACTTTACCGTCACCGAAAATTGGAATTGAATCTCTGGACGTGGTCGATTCCCCTTGGGAACTCCTAGTGAAGACGAAAGTTGAAGAAGTGACCATCAATCAAGAACGACat AGATCTTTGGTGACTGCCACGAAGACTCGTAAGAAGCAACAAACGGAACTGATCAAAATGGCTCTTCAAGCTCAGGATGACAAGAAAAGggaggagagagagaattttttgataactACAATTCCCATTACTATTCAAGCGGCGCACGAGCCAAGTCTTTATCACACCAGCGAAGAACACGATGAAG CCGACGACGAGCAAGTTGAAGGTCAGACCAGAAACACGGGACACCATCTTCACTCAGCTCACTCTCTTTTTCCATCTTGTTTGTGTTCGGCAGTCGTTCAGATTATTACTCTGTTAGACGACGCTGCTGTCTCGGCAGATGGAAATGCCGTCTACGAAGTTGCTTATCAA GTGATATGGTGTTGCTTGGTGGAGGACAGCGCTTTATTTTTGAGATACATCCTTGAGCGCTTAACACGAGAGAAACAAGagcaaatgttcaaaatcttAAGACACGTAATCAGATTTATTCCGAAACTACCCCAACAAGCAGCTTTTGCTTTGTACAACTACATCATCGGATACGTCATGTTCTACGTAAGAAGTCCACACGAAGACGGTCAAATGTTAATCGGAGCCGCTTTGTCTCTGCTCTGGATGGTCGTTCACAGCGTTCACGGCATCATGTTTAAGGATTTGAAACAAATCTTGCGGAAGGAACAATGCGACGCGTCAATTTTACTCACCGCGAATGTTCCTTCAGCCAAGAAGATCATAGTTCACG ATCCCGATGCCGCTGGTATACCTTCACAGTTCCCGGTGCAAGAGGACACTCAGTTTTGCCAAATCCTCAGAGAAGCTTTGGACTTCTTCGGGATTGAAGACAACCGTCAAAAGGAATTTTTCTTGGTCGATTACAAAACAC ATCAAATCCGTAATCCTGCTTCTTACGTACGTGACTACTATTTCTTTAAAAGGTCACAGTATCCTCAACTCGAATTGGTCCATATGAAACCTGAAGACGCGTTTAACGCTCTACAAAAGCAGGAACTTCTTCACAAGTTTGTGGAAATCGGCAAGGTTCTGCTGACTTGGGCGATTTTGAAAAACGTGGACATG GTGGTGCAAAGAGTTGTTTTTCTTCACGAAGAACTCATGAAACTGCCTTCTTTTCCGCGGAAAGCTCTCGAGTCAGACTTAGATCTGTACAAAGGTGGTGCATTAGGAAAAGAACTTCTTGGTTTGGACGTTCTGCACAAATTTATGTGGGTACGCCTGATCGCAAGAATGTTTGAAGCGATGGCCGGAAATTTTGCCTACTCTGGTGACATTCACTTGTTCTTGAATGTATTGAACGGTGCTGTAATGTTGCATTCCGAAGACGCGTGCATTTTGAGATACGTGATGGCAACCTACATCAACGCCGCTTtccatttcaaaaacattttttccaccaACGG CTACTTACTTATCATGCCCACTCTACTTAAAATTTACTCAAATCATCAAACCAACAAGTTGGTCACCACGACGATTGAATACGCggttaaacaattttatttaatgaacAGAAAACCTTTTATTCTACAAATGTTTGGTTCAGTGTCGGCCATGCTTGACACAGACGAAGAAGGCACTTTTGGTGATGCTCAcaaa ATTCAATCTAGCTGCCTCTTTAATCTCCTGTTGAGTTTAGAAACTCCATCTCCTGATCCTTTAAACATTGCTGAATTAGTTAAAGAAGATAAACCACTCAAAGCTATCGATTTCTGTTATCATGATGAAAACGAAATGGTCACGATTTTGGACTGCATATCACTCTGTGTTATGGTAGTTTCGTACTCATCTGAAAGTGTCAGAGGTTACCAGATGCTG ATCATTTTGGAAGCTATTTTACCTTGTTACGTTCAACATATTCAGTTACCTTCGTATAATAAAGAAGGCAAAACCGAGAAAGAAATCATCAATCACCTTGCAGTATCTATCAAAACATTGGTAAACAATTGTGAGGCTCTGACCAA GAGTTACAATGGACCTTATCGGTCGAGCCCCGAGCACAAAGGTTCCAGTCAAAGAAACTACAGCAGAGGTCCTTACTCTCCTGGATTTGATTTTGAAGACGAGTCTCACTCAAAGTTTATGAGCGAGCACTCTAGGGCCAAAAGCATGTACGAACACGACGTGGAAGATTCGGAAGTTCTCAGAGCTGATTACAGAAGACCCCGAGATGTACTTTTGTCTTTAGTAGGCGAATTTATGTGCAGAGCTACTGCAAGGCTCATAGAAttgaacaagaaaaataacCAAGAGGGTAAATTGATCGAGTTGTTGGATATCCGATCGCATATT cGCTTGGCCGACATCGCTCACAGTTTACTAAAAGTGTCGCCTTACGACCCCGAGTCTATGGGATGCAGAGGTCTTCAACATTACATGAGTTATATTTTACCGTCGACTGAATGGGCAAATGATGCGATGAGACCTGCTCTGGTGACAATATTGCGAAGACTCGATaaagttttccaaaaaatatccaaaaaaCCATCGATTCGG AGAAATACAGATTGGGACGCAGCTGCTGGTCTTCTTAAGGGAATATACGACACCATGGTAAAGTACCCCTACATAATGCATTGGCAACATATAAAAGCACTAATCAACACGTGTCAG tttttaatTGTCACCGAATGTTATTCGACAGAAGGAGTCTCCTCAGCGACGGCCGCTTTGATGAGCCAAGCTCCGCCCCCACATTTCTGTTCAATGGTGGTGCGTTTGATAGCGCTTCAGATTCAAAATACCAAC GACAACTGCACATTGGAGCAAGTATGTGGAGGCAGTTCCACGTTTTCTACGCAAGACAAGACAGAGAGTATGATAATGAATCTCATTATGCCTTTGTGTTTGAGAGTTGGTAGCGGTCGAAAAG TTTCAGATGTTTCGGCTATGAAACAAAATGATATTAGTTTTGCTATGACCTTAGTTCTGCACGCCATGAGTCCTCCTAACACGAAGTCGATGGCGTCGTCAGGACCAAATTTAAAAGTGGCGGCGGAAATTCGAACCGGCAGTTTAACTTTCACTGGCACCAGAGACACGAAGACTTCGTCGAAAATTAATACTTCGTTGTATCAAGTGTCATTTCTAG CTTTGAAAATCATGACGATATGTTTTGAAGGCGAGTTGATAACGGTGTGGACTCGAATCGCGCGAACCATGAGAGAACTGGGAAAAAGAAACGAAGCAGCCAGCTTCTTGTGGGACtttttagattttgttgttacgCATCGTACCCCACTATACATTTTGATGCAACCCTTTATCTTTCAGAAG TTGGCACAACCGCCGATATCAGATTTCGAACGCAACATACACGCAAAAATCCGAGATAAAATGAGGGGGATAGGGTTACCCTTTCCCAAGAGTCGAGGAGCTCTGCTCATGGAGCTTGCCCATCAAATGAAGGAACTGAAAGAAGAACTCGAAGATG CTTCGGATAACACCGATCCAAAGAAACCGGAAGCAGCGCAACCTACTGTACAGATGACCACTGAAACCAATCACGGACGTCATCAGCGCCATTCGCTGATTGGTTTATTCACAGGTGACCACGGAACTAAAGGATCGGCTGAGCATCCGCATACGACGCTTCCAACAAAAG TTCCAGAATCTTCCACTAGCACCAGTCACGTGTCAACACCGAATCAGGCCGCAAGCGATGGACAAGACGGCACCGCCAATGGTAGTTCCACCCCTTGCAATGCAGTTACTG ATCGGTCATCCCAAAGGTCATCTGTGAGTGACGACCATGGCGTACAGATGCCTAAACCCGAATCCTTAATGTCTCACAAGGCCCATAAACTTCGCTTTGTTTCTTCTGTAGAGTTTAGACACTCCTCAG GAGAAACTTCAACTACACCCTTGAGTCCCGGAAGCCCAGCGGATGACAGTTCCGGCGAAACCCACCCTGCTAAATCTCGTTTGCAACGAATAAAACCGCAAAGCAGGAAAACTTTCCGTATTCGGAAAAGCCGGAAGAACAGCCGAGTGGAA CTGTCGCATAGCAAAGAGTCTGAAGAACCTCCACAATTTGGGTCTCCACAAGTACCTTTAACCCCACCAGTGACCACTCAAACTCAAGTAACTCCACCTACAGAGTTGCCCCCAGTAACAGTGAACAACAAtcagcaacaacaacaacagcagcagcaacaacaacaacaacaacaaccgcAACAGCAAATCTCCGATCAACACCGATTAAGAATTTCAATGCGAGGTAAACCCACCGAGAGTTCGTGGGATGAAGACAGCGCCATCTCTCAAACGTCTAGCACTTCTGGGTACAGAGAGTCGTATCCGGTTATGCATTTAAGagataatctggaaaatagcCCCAAGGCCTTTCCACCTTTGGCTTCACCCGACATTCACGACTTACCATCTACGAGCAGTGCTACCACTACAAATCTGCAATGCGACAACAGCTCTCCAGATTGTTCTTTGAACGAAAATGGAGAAAGGACCGCCCTTTTGAGTCACACTGAGAGGTCCTCCTCCCAACATTCTCTGCTCATGGTGTTTGAACATCAAGACGAAACCACACTCATATAA